The proteins below are encoded in one region of Bremerella sp. P1:
- the coaE gene encoding dephospho-CoA kinase (Dephospho-CoA kinase (CoaE) performs the final step in coenzyme A biosynthesis.), producing the protein MKTIGILGGIASGKSAATEALRDLGAVVFDADKAGHCVLEMPEVKEEIRARFSSAVFDDQGNVLRPKIAQLVFGDSDQHRQALADLEKISHPRIGQQLEAALQAAEVAGAPAFVVDAPVMIKAGWIRHCDYVLYVDASREKRLERALARNWTENEFDIREAAQEKLEVKRKLADIEIPNDDDLSQLQAAIRAFWDRCIAPPPGPRGNPR; encoded by the coding sequence ATGAAAACGATCGGAATCCTCGGTGGTATCGCGTCCGGCAAGAGTGCCGCAACGGAGGCCTTGCGCGATTTAGGTGCGGTTGTCTTCGATGCCGACAAGGCCGGACATTGCGTTCTGGAGATGCCTGAGGTGAAGGAGGAAATCCGAGCGAGGTTTTCTTCCGCCGTATTTGACGATCAAGGGAACGTATTAAGGCCGAAAATTGCACAGCTTGTTTTTGGCGACTCTGACCAGCATCGTCAGGCTCTGGCCGACCTCGAAAAGATCTCGCATCCACGGATCGGTCAGCAGCTGGAAGCGGCCCTCCAGGCAGCGGAAGTCGCTGGAGCACCAGCATTTGTGGTCGATGCACCGGTCATGATTAAGGCGGGCTGGATACGCCATTGTGACTATGTTCTTTATGTGGATGCCTCGCGGGAAAAACGCCTGGAACGTGCTCTTGCGCGAAACTGGACAGAAAATGAGTTTGACATTCGTGAGGCCGCGCAGGAAAAATTAGAGGTCAAGCGAAAGCTCGCTGACATCGAGATCCCCAACGACGACGACTTATCCCAGCTACAAGCAGCGATCCGAGCCTTTTGGGATCGGTGTATTGCTCCCCCGCCAGGGCCTCGCGGGAATCCGCGTTAA
- the rho gene encoding transcription termination factor Rho, with protein sequence MPETDEATSDQNNHPMPNSPQPSDSSSNHASDGHRSSRGSNRRNNNNHYDDGPEPMSLAEQIARGKHRGDQGEDDEQFEQLKHSEVHIAELQKMSMQDLIEEARKENLEDVSGSRRQDLIFRILKERVKMSGLMYGEGTLEILPDGFGFLRSPDYHYLSCPDDIYVSPSQIRRFGLKTGNIVTGQIRPPKENERYFALLRVEAVNYQDPNVAAQKVFFDDLTPLHPDDRIRMETTPDEYSGRIIDLIVPIGFGQRGLIVSPPRAGKTIMMQNMAKAVLTNYPDAYCIMLLIDERPEEVTDMERQVKGPNCEVISSTFDEPPSRHVQVAEMVIEKAKRMVEFGTDVVIFLDSITRLARAWNSECPPSGKLLSGGLDANALQRPKRFLGSARKVEEGGSLTIIATALVDTGSRMDDVIFEEFKGTGNQEIVLDRRMVDRRIWPAIDINASGTRREEMLMDPEEYRRVCILRRVLNEMNPPDAMEFLLGHMSKNKTNAEFLMSMNVQ encoded by the coding sequence ATGCCGGAAACCGATGAGGCTACTTCGGATCAAAACAATCATCCCATGCCCAACTCGCCCCAACCTTCAGACTCATCCTCGAACCACGCATCAGACGGGCATCGCTCGTCGCGCGGTTCGAACCGCCGCAACAATAACAACCATTACGACGATGGCCCCGAGCCCATGTCCCTGGCCGAGCAGATCGCTCGCGGGAAGCATCGTGGCGATCAAGGAGAAGACGACGAGCAGTTCGAACAGCTCAAGCACAGCGAAGTGCATATCGCCGAACTGCAGAAGATGTCGATGCAGGATCTGATCGAAGAGGCCCGCAAGGAGAACCTCGAGGACGTTTCCGGCTCGCGCCGCCAGGACCTGATCTTCCGTATCCTCAAAGAACGCGTGAAGATGTCGGGCCTGATGTACGGCGAAGGAACGCTGGAAATCCTACCCGATGGCTTCGGCTTCCTGCGTAGCCCCGACTATCACTATCTGTCTTGCCCAGACGATATCTACGTCTCTCCTAGCCAGATCCGCCGATTTGGCCTGAAGACCGGTAACATCGTCACCGGACAGATCCGTCCACCGAAGGAAAACGAGCGCTACTTCGCGCTGTTGCGTGTGGAAGCGGTCAACTATCAGGACCCGAACGTCGCAGCCCAGAAGGTCTTCTTCGACGACCTCACTCCGCTGCACCCGGACGATCGGATCCGGATGGAGACGACCCCTGACGAATACAGCGGCCGAATCATCGACTTGATCGTGCCGATCGGTTTCGGTCAGCGTGGTCTGATTGTCAGCCCTCCGCGGGCCGGTAAGACGATCATGATGCAGAACATGGCCAAGGCAGTTCTGACGAACTACCCCGATGCCTACTGCATCATGCTGCTGATCGACGAGCGTCCTGAGGAAGTCACCGACATGGAGCGGCAGGTCAAAGGACCGAACTGCGAAGTGATTAGCTCGACCTTCGACGAACCGCCGTCGCGTCACGTTCAAGTGGCCGAAATGGTCATCGAAAAGGCCAAGCGAATGGTCGAATTCGGGACTGACGTGGTCATCTTCCTCGACTCGATCACGCGACTGGCACGGGCCTGGAATAGCGAATGCCCCCCTTCGGGCAAGCTCCTTTCCGGTGGTCTGGATGCCAACGCTCTGCAGCGTCCGAAGCGTTTCCTCGGTTCGGCCCGTAAGGTCGAAGAGGGTGGCTCGCTGACGATCATCGCCACGGCCCTGGTCGATACCGGGAGCCGTATGGACGACGTGATCTTCGAGGAATTCAAAGGAACCGGTAACCAGGAAATCGTGCTCGATCGCCGTATGGTCGATCGTCGCATCTGGCCGGCCATCGACATCAACGCCAGCGGTACACGCCGCGAAGAGATGCTGATGGATCCGGAAGAATACCGCCGAGTCTGCATCCTGCGTCGGGTTCTCAACGAAATGAACCCACCCGACGCGATGGAGTTCCTGCTCGGTCACATGAGCAAGAACAAGACCAACGCTGAGTTTCTCATGAGCATGAATGTGCAGTAA
- a CDS encoding calmodulin-binding protein: MSVTFSSVEAGDQAYSRVWGGTYGSYDWERFYHYPYVYYPQNFQGAEYYRSRESLYYRYPTEMRIPVYNEQWQNPYPNGRLYHSGHHFLLDVF, encoded by the coding sequence ATGTCGGTGACTTTCTCCAGCGTTGAAGCTGGCGACCAAGCATACAGCCGCGTTTGGGGCGGAACCTACGGTAGCTACGACTGGGAGCGTTTCTATCACTATCCCTACGTCTACTATCCCCAAAACTTCCAGGGTGCCGAGTACTATCGCAGCCGCGAGAGCCTGTACTACCGCTACCCAACCGAAATGCGAATCCCAGTCTACAACGAACAGTGGCAGAACCCGTACCCGAACGGTCGTCTGTATCACTCGGGTCACCACTTCCTGCTGGACGTGTTTTAG
- a CDS encoding YbjQ family protein, with protein MIVTTGNEVEGQRVVEYLGLVRGIVVRSPSIARGFIGGLRSIVGGNIPEYAAVCEEARQHAYDLMLQHARQVGADAIIGTRYDATEFAPGATEVLAYGTAVKIQPNAD; from the coding sequence ATGATCGTCACCACTGGCAACGAGGTCGAAGGACAACGTGTTGTCGAGTACCTGGGCCTGGTCCGAGGAATCGTCGTCCGGTCGCCGAGCATTGCTCGCGGCTTCATAGGCGGCCTCCGGTCCATCGTCGGCGGGAACATCCCCGAGTACGCCGCCGTGTGTGAGGAGGCCCGTCAGCACGCCTACGACCTGATGCTGCAGCATGCCCGCCAGGTCGGGGCCGACGCGATCATCGGGACGCGGTACGATGCTACCGAGTTCGCCCCTGGCGCGACCGAAGTCTTGGCGTACGGAACAGCGGTGAAGATCCAGCCGAATGCAGACTAG
- a CDS encoding alkaline phosphatase family protein, whose translation MADNVVLLSIPGLRASDVAHMPNLTALTEAGDKATLVPSFPAVTLCVETNIMTGMLPVDHGVVANGWYDREKGEVELWTMGNEAIEQPQIWDTLKKHNPSLTSAVWFPMLSKRCNADYVCMPAPVHNPDGSESLWCYTRPTEYYGDLLEQYGHFPLKFFWGPLASIPSTKWISDTAVLTAKKHKPNFFYIYLPHLDYQAQKLGPDSEPAMKAVAELDVVLGEMFAGLKEAYGDDVLILVASEYTIVPVDHVTYPNRVLREADLLKVNSGEEGETIDYRGSNAFAVADHQLSHIYVKDRDQATIDKVVKLFEGQEGIAEVLAGDDREKYFLNHERSGDVILVSTANSWQAYYYWLDDANAPKFARTVDIHRKPGYDPVELHVDMATKSIPLDATLVKGSHGAPAKTEAQRGVLLSNQKGVYPETPMADTDVCDLVLRQFNI comes from the coding sequence ATGGCCGACAACGTTGTTCTTCTTTCCATCCCCGGATTGCGAGCCTCAGACGTTGCCCACATGCCGAATCTCACGGCGCTAACCGAAGCAGGGGACAAAGCCACGCTCGTGCCGAGCTTTCCCGCGGTGACGTTGTGCGTCGAAACGAACATCATGACTGGCATGCTGCCGGTCGATCACGGAGTTGTGGCCAACGGCTGGTACGACCGCGAAAAGGGGGAGGTCGAACTGTGGACCATGGGCAACGAAGCAATCGAACAACCTCAGATCTGGGACACGCTGAAAAAGCACAATCCATCGCTCACGTCGGCCGTGTGGTTCCCCATGCTCAGCAAACGCTGTAATGCCGATTACGTCTGCATGCCGGCCCCTGTGCATAACCCCGACGGCAGCGAATCGCTGTGGTGCTACACGCGGCCAACCGAGTACTACGGTGATTTGCTCGAACAGTATGGTCACTTCCCGCTGAAGTTCTTCTGGGGCCCGCTTGCTTCGATTCCTTCGACCAAGTGGATTTCCGACACGGCCGTGCTGACCGCTAAGAAGCACAAGCCAAACTTCTTCTACATCTATCTGCCGCACCTCGATTATCAGGCCCAAAAGCTTGGTCCCGATAGCGAACCGGCGATGAAGGCCGTGGCAGAGCTCGACGTCGTCCTGGGCGAGATGTTTGCCGGTTTGAAAGAAGCCTACGGCGACGATGTGCTGATTTTGGTGGCCAGCGAATACACGATTGTGCCCGTCGATCATGTCACCTACCCCAACCGCGTACTGCGAGAAGCAGACCTGTTGAAGGTCAACAGCGGCGAGGAAGGGGAGACGATCGACTACCGCGGCAGCAACGCGTTTGCCGTGGCCGATCACCAACTCTCGCATATCTACGTGAAAGATCGCGATCAGGCAACGATCGACAAGGTCGTCAAGCTGTTCGAGGGGCAGGAAGGAATTGCAGAAGTCCTCGCCGGCGATGATCGCGAAAAGTACTTCCTCAATCACGAGCGAAGTGGCGACGTCATCCTCGTTTCGACCGCCAACAGTTGGCAGGCCTACTACTACTGGCTGGACGATGCCAACGCCCCCAAGTTTGCTCGCACGGTCGATATCCACCGCAAGCCCGGCTACGACCCGGTCGAACTGCATGTCGACATGGCCACCAAATCGATCCCGTTGGACGCGACTCTGGTCAAGGGTTCGCACGGTGCTCCGGCCAAAACAGAAGCCCAACGAGGCGTCCTGCTTTCCAACCAAAAGGGCGTCTATCCCGAGACCCCAATGGCCGATACCGACGTCTGCGATTTGGTGCTGCGTCAGTTCAATATCTGA
- the ribH gene encoding 6,7-dimethyl-8-ribityllumazine synthase: MPNIYSGTDYRPTGDRVAIVVSTYNISITDKLLTGSLQTLESRGFSEADIDVAKVPGAWEIPLAAAVMARSGKYAAVICLGCVIRGETTHDVHINTQVSQTLGNLAMECQIPVSFGVLTCNTVEQAISRSGGAVGNKGVEAAEAALEMMGLLRNLPESKP, translated from the coding sequence ATGCCTAACATTTACTCCGGAACCGATTACCGCCCCACGGGCGACCGCGTGGCGATTGTCGTTTCGACCTACAACATCTCGATCACCGATAAGTTGCTGACCGGTTCGCTGCAGACGTTGGAGAGCCGTGGATTTTCCGAAGCCGACATCGATGTGGCCAAGGTCCCGGGTGCCTGGGAGATTCCTTTGGCCGCCGCGGTGATGGCTCGGAGCGGTAAATACGCCGCCGTGATTTGTCTGGGATGTGTCATCCGAGGGGAAACGACGCACGACGTGCACATCAATACCCAGGTCAGCCAAACGCTGGGCAACCTGGCGATGGAGTGTCAAATCCCGGTTTCGTTTGGCGTGTTGACCTGCAATACGGTCGAACAAGCGATCAGCCGATCAGGGGGAGCCGTCGGTAATAAGGGGGTCGAGGCAGCCGAAGCGGCCCTGGAAATGATGGGACTTCTGCGAAATCTGCCTGAGTCGAAACCCTGA
- the nusB gene encoding transcription antitermination factor NusB, producing MARRSRAREVVLQILYQEDLNPDADPRLADEFLRARLKHDENLIQFGRYLLVGTREHRKKIDMQLERFADNWSLRRMAATDRNLLRLGAFEIIYSDTPARVAINEAVELAKRFGGKHSPQFVNGLLDRILKSIQAEGGEPA from the coding sequence ATGGCAAGACGTAGTCGAGCACGTGAAGTTGTTCTTCAAATCCTCTATCAAGAGGATCTCAATCCCGACGCAGACCCGCGTCTGGCCGACGAGTTTCTGCGTGCGCGTTTGAAGCATGATGAAAACCTGATTCAGTTCGGTCGTTATCTGCTGGTCGGAACTCGCGAACACCGCAAGAAGATCGACATGCAGTTGGAACGCTTTGCCGACAACTGGAGCCTCCGCCGAATGGCCGCGACCGATCGTAACTTGTTGCGACTCGGTGCGTTCGAGATCATCTACTCTGACACGCCAGCGCGTGTCGCGATTAACGAAGCGGTCGAGTTGGCCAAACGCTTCGGTGGTAAGCACAGTCCGCAGTTTGTGAACGGCTTGCTCGATCGAATTCTCAAAAGTATCCAAGCCGAAGGTGGCGAGCCTGCGTAG
- the polA gene encoding DNA polymerase I encodes MMKNRTRQTSLSFDTDETQEISEKIPQPTAAPADVGDPSDLKDKEVWIVDSHSLIFQVFHAIPPMTGPAGQPVAAIYGFARDMVFLLEKKKPDYLICAFDLSGPTFRNELYDQYKANRDEMPVELPSQIAGIRRLLEAMTIPVLEYEGFEADDVLAAAAKVVEEKGGRCTLVTTDKDCRQLITDNVRLFNVRKDAFYTAESLMEDWGVRPDQVVDFQAMVGDSVDNVPGIPLIGPKIAKDLLNQFGTLEEVLDSVDKISGKKRKENITNGRELALVSKELVRLRDDVPLTWEWDKYVVTPVNGQACEELCDEFGFRTLSKQLLSLSSGAAGQAETSALEATPLDYQAIETIDQLKELVEILRKQKRISIDTETTHTSPRWADLVGISVCWKPGTARYIPIQTPEEDPSLPLEEAIELLRPVLEDENIKKLGQNLKYDEIVFRGVGIDLAGVDFDTMIAHYLLEAGARSHGLDELARRYLQHETVKISELIGTGKKQILMSQVPLEKVSYYACEDADIPLRLYEILGERLEEEGLTDLFDDVEVPLIDVLVEMETNGIRVDTERLKNLSDAYGERLDGLEKEIYEIAEQPFNIASPKQLAEILFEKRNLPVIKKTKTGASTDAEVLEQLAKQDPLPQKIIDFRQYAKLKNTYIDALPNMICPKTNLVHTSFNQVVAATGRLSSNEPNLQNIPIRTKEGKEIRSAFKASREDWVLVCADYSQIELRVLAHYSKDEALREAYQNNQDIHAKVASEVYGIPLEEVTSNERRSAKAINFGIVYGQSAFGLAKSLDIEKDEAFGFIDAYFRKYPGVDDFMENTLQQCYKDGFVKTILGRRRKIDGVRSPQKRDRMARQLLMPERTAVNTVIQGSAADIIKLAMIRVHKALSASDLQSKLLLQIHDELVFEAPPEEVPSLVKLMLPEMTEAVELDVPLVVDVESGQNWAECEPVDLDG; translated from the coding sequence ATGATGAAAAATCGCACGCGGCAAACGTCGCTAAGTTTCGACACGGACGAGACGCAGGAAATTTCGGAAAAAATTCCCCAGCCCACGGCTGCTCCGGCCGATGTCGGCGATCCCAGCGATTTGAAGGACAAAGAGGTCTGGATTGTCGACTCGCACTCGCTGATCTTCCAGGTCTTCCACGCGATCCCACCCATGACCGGTCCGGCCGGCCAGCCGGTGGCGGCCATCTATGGCTTCGCCCGAGATATGGTCTTCCTGCTGGAAAAGAAGAAGCCTGACTATTTGATCTGTGCGTTTGACCTCTCGGGGCCGACCTTCCGCAACGAGCTGTACGACCAGTACAAAGCCAACCGCGACGAAATGCCAGTCGAATTGCCTTCGCAGATCGCCGGCATCCGGCGGCTGTTGGAAGCGATGACGATCCCGGTGCTCGAGTACGAAGGCTTCGAGGCCGACGACGTCCTGGCTGCCGCCGCGAAAGTCGTGGAAGAGAAGGGGGGCCGCTGCACCCTGGTCACCACCGATAAAGACTGCCGCCAGCTGATCACCGACAATGTGCGGCTGTTCAATGTGCGGAAGGATGCCTTCTACACGGCCGAATCATTGATGGAAGACTGGGGCGTTCGTCCCGACCAGGTTGTCGACTTTCAAGCGATGGTCGGTGACTCGGTCGATAACGTGCCAGGCATTCCCTTGATTGGCCCGAAGATCGCCAAGGATCTGCTCAATCAGTTTGGCACCTTGGAAGAAGTGCTCGACAGTGTCGATAAGATCTCCGGCAAGAAACGCAAAGAGAACATCACCAATGGCCGCGAACTGGCGCTGGTCAGCAAAGAGCTGGTTCGCCTCCGCGATGATGTGCCGCTGACCTGGGAGTGGGACAAGTACGTCGTCACGCCGGTTAATGGTCAGGCATGTGAAGAGCTGTGCGACGAGTTTGGCTTCCGCACGCTGTCGAAACAACTTCTGTCCCTTTCAAGCGGAGCAGCAGGGCAGGCGGAGACCAGCGCGCTGGAAGCAACACCGCTGGACTACCAGGCCATCGAAACGATCGATCAGCTGAAAGAACTGGTCGAGATACTCCGCAAGCAGAAACGCATCTCGATCGATACCGAGACCACGCATACCAGCCCTCGCTGGGCCGACCTAGTTGGTATCTCGGTTTGCTGGAAGCCCGGCACCGCGCGGTACATTCCAATTCAAACACCGGAAGAAGACCCGAGCCTGCCGCTGGAAGAAGCGATCGAACTGCTTCGGCCAGTACTCGAAGACGAAAACATCAAGAAGCTCGGCCAGAACCTGAAGTACGACGAGATTGTCTTTCGCGGTGTCGGCATCGACCTGGCCGGCGTCGACTTCGATACGATGATCGCCCATTACCTGTTGGAAGCCGGCGCACGATCGCACGGCCTGGACGAACTGGCCCGTCGCTATTTACAGCACGAAACGGTCAAGATCAGCGAGTTGATCGGCACCGGCAAGAAGCAGATCCTGATGAGCCAGGTGCCGCTGGAAAAGGTCTCGTACTATGCCTGTGAAGACGCGGACATTCCGCTGCGGCTGTACGAGATTCTGGGCGAGCGACTGGAAGAAGAAGGCCTGACCGATCTGTTCGACGATGTTGAAGTCCCGCTGATCGATGTCCTGGTCGAGATGGAAACCAACGGCATCCGCGTCGATACCGAGCGTCTCAAGAACCTGAGCGACGCTTACGGCGAGCGTCTGGACGGGCTCGAAAAAGAGATCTACGAGATCGCCGAGCAGCCGTTCAACATTGCCTCGCCCAAACAGTTGGCCGAGATCCTGTTTGAGAAACGAAACCTGCCGGTCATCAAGAAGACCAAGACCGGCGCATCAACCGATGCTGAAGTGTTGGAGCAGTTAGCCAAGCAAGATCCGCTGCCGCAGAAGATCATCGACTTCCGCCAATACGCCAAACTGAAGAACACGTACATCGATGCCCTGCCGAACATGATCTGCCCAAAGACCAACCTTGTGCACACGTCGTTCAACCAGGTGGTGGCCGCGACAGGGCGACTGAGTTCCAATGAACCGAACCTGCAGAACATTCCGATCCGTACCAAGGAAGGGAAAGAAATTCGTTCGGCCTTCAAAGCCAGTCGCGAGGACTGGGTGTTGGTCTGTGCCGACTACTCGCAGATCGAACTGCGTGTACTGGCACATTACTCTAAAGACGAAGCTTTGCGTGAGGCGTATCAAAACAATCAAGACATTCACGCCAAGGTCGCGTCGGAGGTGTATGGGATTCCGCTGGAAGAGGTGACCTCCAACGAACGCCGCAGCGCGAAGGCGATCAACTTTGGAATCGTCTATGGCCAAAGCGCATTCGGCCTGGCCAAGAGCCTGGATATCGAGAAGGACGAAGCATTCGGCTTTATTGATGCTTACTTCCGCAAATACCCAGGCGTCGACGATTTCATGGAGAACACCCTGCAGCAGTGCTACAAGGATGGTTTCGTGAAAACGATTCTGGGTCGCCGCCGTAAGATCGACGGCGTACGCTCTCCGCAGAAGCGTGACCGGATGGCGCGTCAGTTACTCATGCCCGAACGGACCGCGGTAAATACGGTCATCCAAGGTTCGGCGGCGGACATTATTAAGCTGGCCATGATTCGCGTTCACAAGGCATTGTCGGCTTCCGACCTGCAGTCGAAACTTCTGCTTCAGATTCACGACGAACTGGTTTTTGAAGCACCCCCGGAAGAAGTGCCATCTTTGGTGAAGTTGATGCTGCCGGAAATGACCGAGGCGGTCGAGTTGGATGTTCCGCTGGTGGTCGATGTCGAGTCGGGGCAGAACTGGGCCGAGTGCGAACCGGTCGATTTAGATGGCTGA
- a CDS encoding HEAT repeat domain-containing protein: MPSGIEKTFQLFANTDNHAAVPVLVDALDSPYSEVREGALSALLHQRHVVAQRALVQRWRKFTPVQRSWIELSGISLEIAVRELIHSSDHEQFALGLEVLNQVPEYELIPSLALIVRDSGHSYRDSAGNTLVHLAASLRKDLRVGDSKKGGEAVRSRAIDSLGDCISHYQQHESVAILEAFLVLVTRENQLLREAWNNAKHPAHTAIIRFLRHSSRPEIIDLVLSSLTDMHPAMPVLNIVGLRHDPAFMSELTTRIHGGVNDTVRRNLAKLTKVAWAEEHRHVLEKLNGLQQAAAVHMAMCTSIGSERLYDLLLMMAGSQHSSGRLAALEELASYIDPSTNQLILDAVSDPDAGVRAEALRQLRPRGIPGAIKLLLQHLDSPQLIVKDTVRNSLAEFNFPRFLSAFDKMSLDAQKNTGRLVRGIDVNTQRLLANEMVDDASYRRLRALKIIEVMENHLDMESDLIKALQHEDHFLRAEAANLLARCPSSASVAALRQAMLDRNVRVRENAEASLRRIAGNKVAVPSIEAPVAGEQVTT, encoded by the coding sequence GTGCCCTCCGGAATCGAAAAAACCTTTCAGCTATTTGCCAACACGGACAACCATGCGGCGGTCCCAGTGTTGGTAGACGCGCTGGACTCGCCGTATTCGGAAGTGCGCGAGGGAGCTCTTTCCGCTCTGCTGCATCAACGTCACGTCGTCGCCCAACGGGCTCTCGTGCAGCGTTGGCGCAAGTTCACACCGGTTCAGCGTAGCTGGATCGAACTTTCCGGCATCTCGCTCGAGATTGCCGTCCGCGAACTGATTCACTCCAGCGACCACGAGCAATTCGCGTTGGGGCTGGAGGTCTTGAATCAGGTTCCCGAATACGAACTGATCCCATCGCTTGCGTTGATCGTTCGTGATTCTGGCCACTCGTACCGCGACTCGGCTGGCAACACGCTCGTGCACTTGGCGGCCAGTCTCCGCAAAGACCTTCGCGTCGGTGATTCCAAGAAGGGTGGCGAAGCGGTTCGCAGCCGGGCAATCGATTCGCTGGGAGACTGCATCAGTCACTACCAGCAGCACGAATCGGTGGCCATCCTCGAAGCATTCCTGGTGCTCGTCACTCGCGAGAATCAACTCCTTCGCGAAGCCTGGAACAACGCCAAGCATCCCGCACACACAGCTATCATCCGCTTCCTGCGGCACAGTTCGCGTCCTGAAATCATCGACTTGGTGCTCAGCTCACTGACCGATATGCACCCCGCCATGCCGGTGCTCAACATCGTGGGACTGCGGCACGATCCGGCATTCATGTCGGAATTGACAACGCGTATTCACGGAGGCGTGAACGACACCGTCCGCCGCAACCTGGCCAAGCTGACGAAGGTGGCCTGGGCCGAAGAGCATCGCCATGTGCTCGAGAAGCTCAATGGCCTGCAGCAGGCTGCCGCGGTGCACATGGCTATGTGCACTTCGATCGGTTCCGAGCGGCTGTACGATCTACTGCTGATGATGGCCGGTTCGCAGCATTCCAGCGGACGCCTGGCAGCTCTCGAAGAACTGGCCAGCTATATCGACCCAAGTACCAACCAACTGATTCTGGATGCCGTCAGCGATCCTGACGCAGGCGTGCGTGCCGAAGCCCTCCGCCAATTACGCCCGCGAGGAATTCCCGGAGCGATCAAACTACTGCTGCAGCACTTAGATAGTCCACAGCTGATCGTGAAAGATACGGTGCGCAATTCCCTGGCCGAGTTCAATTTTCCTCGGTTCCTGTCGGCCTTCGACAAGATGAGCCTGGACGCCCAAAAGAACACCGGACGCCTGGTTCGCGGAATCGACGTGAACACCCAACGCCTGTTGGCCAACGAGATGGTCGACGATGCGAGCTACCGACGCCTGCGTGCGTTGAAGATTATCGAGGTGATGGAGAATCATCTCGACATGGAGTCTGACCTGATCAAGGCCTTGCAACACGAAGATCATTTCCTGCGTGCCGAAGCGGCTAATCTTCTGGCCCGTTGTCCTTCGTCCGCTTCGGTGGCGGCCCTTCGCCAGGCCATGCTCGACCGAAATGTGCGTGTTCGAGAGAACGCCGAGGCAAGCCTGCGTCGCATCGCTGGAAACAAAGTGGCTGTGCCGTCGATCGAAGCTCCGGTCGCCGGTGAACAGGTCACGACTTAG
- the ftsY gene encoding signal recognition particle-docking protein FtsY produces the protein MGIFGFGKKKEDAETTSAEAAPEKEAGFFGRLGQGLEKTRRLLNTDIRDLFKAEGRLVDEELLDEIFAILIRTDMGAGPANQIKDRIARDFRGRVVHTEDILKNIQEELASLMQQDQEPIKMAAAGPTVILVVGVNGAGKTTSIAKLTRWFIDQGNSVVLGAGDTFRAAASEQLSIWAERLGATIIRGEAGSDPASVAFRAVDEGINQNADVVIIDTAGRLQTQKNLMTQLDKMRRVIGKKIEDAPHEVLLVLDATAGQNGISQAKGFSEAAQCTGIVLTKLDGTAKGGVVVPIRKEFELPVKFIGVGEKPEDLTRFDPEAFCNALFAAS, from the coding sequence ATGGGCATATTCGGATTCGGTAAAAAGAAAGAAGACGCGGAAACGACCTCGGCGGAAGCCGCTCCAGAAAAGGAAGCCGGTTTCTTTGGTCGCTTGGGGCAAGGTCTCGAGAAAACGCGACGACTGCTCAACACCGACATCCGCGACCTCTTCAAAGCGGAAGGTCGCCTGGTCGACGAAGAACTGTTGGACGAGATCTTCGCGATTCTCATTCGTACCGATATGGGGGCCGGGCCTGCCAACCAGATCAAGGACCGCATTGCCCGCGACTTCCGCGGCCGCGTCGTCCATACCGAGGACATCCTGAAGAACATCCAGGAAGAACTCGCTAGTCTGATGCAGCAGGACCAAGAGCCGATCAAAATGGCTGCCGCTGGTCCGACCGTGATTCTGGTGGTCGGCGTGAATGGTGCCGGTAAAACGACTTCCATTGCCAAGCTCACACGCTGGTTCATCGACCAAGGCAACTCCGTGGTGCTGGGGGCCGGCGATACGTTCCGTGCCGCGGCATCCGAGCAGCTTTCGATCTGGGCCGAACGACTCGGTGCGACGATTATCCGCGGCGAAGCCGGCAGCGACCCGGCCAGCGTGGCGTTTCGCGCGGTCGACGAAGGGATCAATCAAAACGCCGACGTGGTCATCATCGATACGGCGGGTCGTCTGCAAACGCAGAAGAACCTGATGACGCAGTTGGACAAAATGCGTCGTGTCATTGGCAAGAAGATCGAAGATGCTCCGCATGAAGTCTTGCTCGTGTTGGATGCCACCGCCGGCCAAAACGGTATCAGCCAGGCCAAGGGCTTCTCGGAAGCCGCCCAGTGCACCGGCATTGTGCTGACCAAGCTCGACGGAACCGCCAAGGGTGGTGTCGTGGTGCCGATCCGCAAGGAATTCGAGTTGCCGGTTAAGTTCATTGGGGTGGGCGAAAAGCCGGAAGACCTCACACGCTTCGACCCTGAAGCATTCTGTAATGCCCTGTTCGCGGCGAGCTAG